One stretch of Burkholderia oklahomensis C6786 DNA includes these proteins:
- a CDS encoding YoaK family protein → MKLNLPSLLTFNGGYVDTAGFLALQGLFTAHVTGNFVTLGATLVSGSTGAIAKLLALPVFCVVVLAAGAARRLMLRAHAPALKILLGAQWLLLAIGAALAIRMGPFADGDAWPAIVTGMILVMAMAIQNAVHRLHLPDALPTTLMTGTVTQLMLHLANRLVGDDAWRAGGPSRLANMAWTVVTFALGCGAAAGLYLIGGVWAFALPPMLIAAALLVDEEKAMEKAM, encoded by the coding sequence ATGAAACTGAATCTGCCTTCGCTGCTCACGTTCAACGGCGGTTACGTCGATACCGCGGGCTTTCTCGCGCTGCAAGGCCTCTTCACCGCGCACGTGACGGGCAACTTCGTCACGCTCGGCGCGACGCTGGTTTCCGGAAGCACGGGCGCCATCGCGAAGCTCCTGGCGCTGCCGGTCTTCTGCGTCGTCGTGCTCGCCGCGGGCGCGGCGCGCCGCTTGATGCTGCGCGCGCACGCACCGGCGCTGAAGATCCTGCTGGGCGCGCAGTGGCTGCTGCTCGCCATCGGCGCCGCGCTTGCGATCCGCATGGGTCCGTTCGCGGACGGCGACGCGTGGCCCGCGATCGTGACCGGGATGATCCTCGTGATGGCGATGGCGATCCAGAACGCGGTTCATCGGCTGCACTTGCCGGACGCGCTGCCCACGACGCTGATGACGGGAACCGTCACGCAACTGATGCTGCATCTGGCGAACCGTCTCGTCGGCGACGATGCGTGGCGCGCGGGCGGACCGTCGCGGCTCGCGAACATGGCGTGGACCGTCGTGACGTTCGCGCTTGGATGCGGTGCGGCGGCGGGCCTCTATCTGATCGGCGGCGTGTGGGCGTTCGCGTTGCCGCCGATGCTGATCGCGGCCGCGCTGCTCGTCGACGAGGAAAAGGCGATGGAAAAGGCGATGTGA
- a CDS encoding alkene reductase, whose amino-acid sequence MHDHLFEPIKVGAHALPHRVAMAPLTRSRAGQPGNVPTQMNVEYYRQRASAALIVTEATQISQQGQGYAWTPGIHTDAQIDGWRAVSRAVHARGGTIFLQLWHVGRLSHPVFQPDGAPPVAPSAIAAPGRTFIVDADGAGAWADVPVPRELTVAEIDAIVDDFRRAARNAIAAGMDGVEIHAGNGYLIDQFINSNSNRRTDAYGGSAERRARFLLEIVAAVCDEIGAERVAVRLTPMGRFMGMGDDTPEQTFGYIVRRLNDWPLAYLHLVEPAVVGTMKDEQVDPRWDALILALRRAYRGVLMLAGGYDAASAEHAIATGRADLIAFGRAFIANPDLPARLRGAHALNAPDPQTFFGGAEAGYIDYPSLA is encoded by the coding sequence ATGCACGACCATCTTTTCGAGCCGATCAAGGTCGGCGCGCACGCGCTGCCGCATCGCGTCGCGATGGCGCCGCTCACCCGCTCGCGAGCCGGGCAGCCTGGCAACGTGCCGACGCAGATGAACGTCGAGTATTACCGCCAGCGCGCGAGCGCCGCGCTGATCGTCACGGAGGCGACGCAGATTTCCCAGCAGGGGCAGGGCTACGCATGGACGCCCGGCATCCACACCGACGCCCAGATCGACGGCTGGCGCGCAGTGAGCCGCGCGGTTCATGCGCGCGGCGGCACGATCTTCCTGCAGTTGTGGCATGTCGGGCGCTTGTCGCATCCGGTGTTCCAGCCCGACGGCGCGCCGCCCGTCGCGCCGAGCGCGATCGCGGCGCCGGGGAGGACGTTCATCGTCGATGCGGACGGCGCGGGCGCATGGGCCGACGTGCCCGTGCCGCGCGAGCTGACGGTCGCGGAGATCGACGCGATCGTCGACGATTTCCGGCGGGCGGCGCGCAATGCGATCGCCGCGGGCATGGACGGCGTCGAGATTCATGCGGGCAACGGCTATCTGATCGACCAGTTCATCAATTCGAACAGCAACCGCCGAACCGACGCGTACGGCGGCAGCGCCGAGCGTCGCGCGCGCTTCCTGCTGGAGATCGTCGCCGCGGTGTGCGACGAAATCGGCGCGGAACGCGTCGCGGTGCGCCTGACGCCGATGGGGCGATTCATGGGCATGGGCGACGACACGCCCGAGCAGACGTTCGGCTACATCGTGCGGCGCCTGAACGACTGGCCGCTTGCCTACCTGCATCTGGTCGAGCCGGCGGTGGTCGGCACGATGAAGGACGAGCAGGTCGATCCGCGCTGGGATGCGCTGATTCTTGCGCTGCGGCGCGCGTATCGCGGGGTGCTGATGCTCGCGGGCGGCTACGATGCGGCGAGCGCCGAGCATGCGATCGCGACCGGGCGCGCCGATCTGATCGCATTCGGCCGCGCGTTCATTGCGAATCCGGATCTGCCGGCGCGACTGCGCGGCGCACATGCGTTGAATGCGCCCGACCCGCAGACGTTCTTCGGCGGGGCCGAAGCGGGCTACATCGATTACCCGAGTCTTGCCTGA
- a CDS encoding LysR family transcriptional regulator: MQFDDLRIFVATVEAGSFTGAADKLLLSKQFVSRRVMALEASLGVRLLVRNTRKLAVTELGQEFHARATRILAEIADTEEAMSARRRDLRGTLKISAPMSFGITHLSPLIAEFLVQHPAVRLHLELSDRHVDLIGEGFDLALRIGALPDSTLIARRLGELRMVACCSPAYRRSRGTPATPADLHRHACLLYGQEGRAGWEFVIDGARRTFEVQGALLANNGEVIRDAAVAGLGIALLPHFIVAPPLDAGTLVTVLEPFAQSPLPVNAVYPQHRQDMAACRVFLGFIEERLRKRFSK, encoded by the coding sequence ATGCAATTCGACGACCTTCGGATATTCGTCGCGACCGTAGAAGCGGGAAGCTTCACCGGCGCGGCAGACAAGCTCCTGCTGTCGAAGCAGTTCGTCAGCCGGCGGGTAATGGCGCTTGAGGCGTCGCTCGGCGTCCGGCTGCTCGTGCGCAACACGCGCAAGCTCGCGGTGACGGAGCTCGGCCAGGAGTTCCACGCGCGCGCGACGCGCATCCTCGCCGAGATCGCGGACACCGAGGAGGCGATGTCCGCGCGCCGCCGAGATCTGCGCGGGACGCTCAAGATCAGCGCGCCGATGTCGTTCGGCATCACGCACCTGTCGCCGCTGATCGCCGAGTTCCTCGTCCAGCACCCGGCCGTCCGGCTGCATCTCGAGCTCAGCGACCGCCATGTCGATCTGATCGGCGAAGGATTCGACCTCGCGCTGCGCATCGGCGCGCTGCCTGATTCGACGCTGATCGCGCGCCGCCTCGGCGAATTGCGGATGGTCGCGTGCTGCAGCCCGGCTTACCGGCGCAGCCGGGGCACGCCGGCGACGCCCGCCGATCTGCATCGACACGCGTGCCTGCTGTACGGCCAGGAAGGCCGCGCCGGCTGGGAGTTCGTGATCGACGGCGCGCGCCGCACGTTCGAAGTGCAAGGCGCGCTGCTCGCGAACAACGGCGAAGTGATCCGCGACGCGGCCGTCGCTGGGCTCGGCATCGCGCTGCTGCCGCACTTCATCGTCGCGCCCCCGCTGGACGCGGGCACGCTCGTGACCGTGCTCGAACCGTTCGCGCAGTCACCGCTGCCGGTGAACGCCGTTTATCCGCAGCATCGGCAGGACATGGCGGCCTGCCGGGTGTTTCTCGGGTTCATCGAAGAGCGGCTGCGCAAGCGTTTTTCGAAGTGA
- a CDS encoding hydantoinase/oxoprolinase family protein, with amino-acid sequence MEGLSQVQVLGIDAGGTMTDTFFVRADGRFVVGKAQSNPEDESLAILDSSQDALAHWQRDVDDVYPELLTCVYSGTAMLNRVVQRKGLDVGLIVNKGFEHIHSMGRAIQSYLGYALEERIHLNTHRYDEPLVPLSRTRGVTERTDVQGDVVIPLREADVRQATRELVSAGAKAIVICLLQSHKNATSERRARDVARDELKAIRADIPVFASVDYYPQRKESHRMNTTVLEAYAAEPSRQTLKKVSDRFRKHGAKFDLRVMATHGGTISWKAKELARTIVSGPIGGVIGSKLLGEALGYDNIACSDIGGTSFDMALITKGNFAIASDPDMARLVLSLPLVTMDSVGAGAGSFVRLDPYSGAIKLGPDSAGYRVGTCWPDSGLATVSVSDCHVVLGYLNPDNFLGGLIKLDVNRAREHIKAQIADPLGLSVEDAAAGVIELLDLQLREYLRSNVSAKGYNPTEFVCFSYGGAGPVHTYGYTEGLGFKDVVVPAWAAGFSAFGCACADFEYRYDKSVDLALPQLAPDADKAQAAQTIQKAWAELAAKVVEEFRINGFDESDVILRPGFRMQYMGQLNDLEIESPIASAASADDWNRIVAAFEDTYGRVYASSARSPELGFSVTGAIMRGMVVTQKPVLPEDPEGGAKPPADARIGTRRLYRHKQWHDAVLWRMEALKPGNVITGPAIVESDATTFVVPAGFETTLDKHRLFHLKEIR; translated from the coding sequence ATGGAAGGGCTTTCGCAAGTCCAGGTGCTGGGCATCGATGCGGGCGGCACGATGACCGACACCTTCTTCGTGCGTGCGGACGGGCGGTTCGTCGTCGGCAAGGCGCAAAGCAATCCCGAAGACGAATCGCTCGCGATCCTCGATTCGTCGCAGGATGCGCTCGCCCACTGGCAGCGCGACGTCGACGACGTGTATCCGGAGCTGCTCACCTGCGTGTACTCCGGCACGGCGATGCTGAACCGCGTCGTGCAGCGCAAGGGGCTCGATGTCGGCCTGATCGTGAACAAGGGCTTCGAGCATATTCACTCGATGGGCCGCGCGATCCAGAGCTACCTCGGCTACGCGCTCGAAGAGCGGATCCATCTGAACACGCACCGCTACGACGAACCGCTCGTGCCGCTGTCGCGCACGCGCGGCGTCACCGAACGCACCGACGTGCAGGGCGACGTCGTCATCCCGCTGCGCGAGGCAGACGTGCGGCAGGCGACGCGCGAGCTCGTCTCCGCGGGCGCGAAGGCCATCGTCATCTGCCTGCTGCAGTCGCACAAGAACGCGACGAGCGAGCGGCGCGCGCGCGACGTCGCGCGCGACGAACTGAAGGCGATCCGTGCGGACATCCCCGTGTTCGCGTCGGTCGACTACTATCCGCAGCGCAAGGAAAGCCACCGGATGAATACGACCGTGCTCGAAGCGTACGCGGCCGAACCGTCCCGGCAGACGCTGAAGAAGGTCAGCGACCGCTTCCGCAAGCACGGCGCGAAGTTCGACCTGCGCGTGATGGCGACGCACGGCGGCACGATCAGCTGGAAAGCGAAGGAGCTCGCGCGCACCATCGTATCGGGGCCGATCGGCGGCGTGATCGGTTCGAAGCTTCTCGGCGAGGCGCTCGGCTACGACAACATCGCGTGCTCGGACATCGGCGGCACGTCGTTCGACATGGCGCTCATCACGAAGGGCAACTTCGCGATCGCTTCGGATCCCGACATGGCGCGCCTCGTGCTGTCGCTGCCGCTCGTCACGATGGATTCGGTCGGCGCGGGCGCCGGCAGCTTCGTGCGGCTCGATCCGTACAGCGGCGCGATCAAGCTCGGCCCGGACAGCGCAGGCTATCGCGTCGGCACGTGCTGGCCCGACAGCGGCCTCGCGACGGTGTCCGTGTCCGACTGCCACGTGGTGCTCGGCTATCTGAATCCCGACAACTTCCTCGGCGGTCTGATCAAGCTCGACGTGAATCGCGCGCGCGAGCACATCAAGGCGCAGATCGCCGATCCGCTCGGCCTCTCGGTCGAGGACGCGGCGGCCGGCGTGATCGAGCTGCTCGACCTGCAATTGCGCGAGTACCTGCGTTCGAACGTCAGCGCGAAGGGCTACAACCCGACCGAGTTCGTCTGCTTCTCGTACGGCGGCGCCGGCCCCGTCCATACGTACGGGTACACCGAAGGGCTCGGCTTCAAGGACGTCGTCGTGCCCGCGTGGGCCGCGGGCTTCTCCGCATTCGGCTGCGCATGCGCGGACTTCGAATACCGCTACGACAAGAGCGTCGACCTCGCGCTGCCGCAGCTCGCGCCGGACGCCGACAAGGCGCAGGCCGCGCAGACGATCCAGAAGGCATGGGCCGAGCTGGCCGCGAAGGTCGTCGAGGAATTCAGGATCAACGGCTTCGACGAAAGCGACGTGATTCTGCGCCCCGGCTTCCGGATGCAGTACATGGGACAACTGAACGATCTCGAGATCGAATCGCCGATCGCGAGCGCGGCGAGCGCCGACGACTGGAACCGGATCGTCGCCGCGTTCGAGGACACCTACGGCCGCGTCTACGCGAGCTCGGCGCGCTCGCCCGAGCTGGGCTTCTCGGTCACGGGCGCGATCATGCGCGGCATGGTCGTCACGCAGAAGCCGGTCCTGCCGGAGGACCCGGAAGGCGGCGCGAAGCCGCCCGCGGACGCGCGCATCGGCACGCGGCGGCTCTATCGCCACAAGCAATGGCACGACGCCGTGCTCTGGCGAATGGAGGCGCTCAAGCCCGGCAATGTGATCACCGGGCCTGCGATCGTCGAATCCGACGCCACGACGTTCGTCGTGCCCGCCGGATTCGAAACGACGCTCGACAAGCACCGGCTCTTCCATCTCAAGGAAATCAGGTAA
- a CDS encoding helix-turn-helix domain-containing protein → MSSLARHSPPQTIAKDSLGCTSSGFLTNIERETALFRFYRKHRAGLRLEQVSTPASGRGILIGISLSDGHRRKIFRGSRSATHDFRVDSIYARDFSEDYRADMASNFNFTLVELSPAFLDGLADGSRHTHLDGIASTVAHDDRLLGQLGRALALAMQSDDAADAMLLDQLGIAIGTHAMHAYGGMPCDEPKQRQRLSAQLEMRAKEMLTTGAMSIDEVANACRVSRGYFIKAFSATTGKTPHQWLIEQRIDTAKHLLAHGDWSLARIAEHCGFSSQSHFTQTFTKVVGGPPGGWRRRARA, encoded by the coding sequence ATGAGCTCGCTTGCACGCCATTCGCCGCCGCAAACGATCGCGAAAGACTCGCTGGGCTGCACGTCGAGCGGCTTTCTGACGAACATCGAGCGTGAGACGGCGCTGTTCAGGTTCTACCGCAAGCACAGGGCCGGCTTGCGCCTCGAGCAGGTCTCGACGCCGGCCTCCGGACGCGGCATCCTGATCGGCATTTCGTTGTCCGACGGACATCGCCGGAAGATCTTCCGCGGCAGCCGTTCGGCGACGCACGATTTCCGGGTCGATTCGATCTACGCGCGCGACTTCTCCGAAGACTACCGCGCGGACATGGCGTCGAATTTCAATTTCACGCTGGTCGAGCTGTCGCCGGCGTTCCTCGACGGCCTCGCCGACGGCAGCCGCCACACGCACCTCGACGGCATCGCGTCGACGGTCGCGCACGACGACCGCCTGCTCGGCCAGCTCGGACGCGCGCTCGCGCTGGCGATGCAATCGGACGACGCGGCCGATGCGATGCTCCTCGATCAGTTGGGCATCGCGATCGGCACGCACGCGATGCACGCCTACGGCGGCATGCCGTGCGACGAGCCGAAGCAGCGGCAGCGCCTGTCCGCGCAGCTCGAGATGCGTGCGAAGGAGATGCTGACGACGGGCGCGATGTCGATCGACGAAGTCGCGAATGCGTGCCGCGTGTCGCGCGGATACTTCATCAAGGCGTTCAGCGCGACGACGGGCAAGACGCCGCATCAGTGGCTCATCGAGCAGCGCATCGATACCGCGAAGCACCTGCTCGCGCACGGCGACTGGTCGCTCGCGCGCATCGCCGAGCATTGCGGCTTCTCGAGCCAGAGCCATTTCACGCAGACGTTCACGAAGGTCGTCGGCGGGCCGCCCGGCGGATGGCGACGGCGCGCACGCGCCTGA
- a CDS encoding helix-turn-helix transcriptional regulator, translating to MNCTDFAPMGLHDAFRGATMQTIDARVDGRASVLLTRVRHAEHGFGVVEFMPPANSCLIGMSLSARPPCASSGLDDAPCRDARIAVRIWQDDEPFRADLHQPFDMLFHALPRRTLLELAAEMRMGGVRELACPDDSHDAVLQCLVGVLLSASAGTSPRSPLLAGHVARAMQIQIVQKYGVVAPNAPAKGGLAGWQLERAKAILTENVAGEVPISQVASACGLSRSYFIKAFRQTVGTTPHRWLLEHKIERVKRSLLSNSEPIADIANQCGFSDQAHLTRVFTSMIGTPPAAWRRVNRK from the coding sequence ATGAACTGCACTGATTTCGCCCCAATGGGTCTGCACGACGCGTTTCGCGGCGCGACGATGCAGACGATCGACGCGCGCGTCGACGGTCGTGCGTCCGTCTTGCTGACACGCGTGCGCCATGCTGAGCACGGCTTCGGCGTCGTCGAGTTCATGCCGCCCGCCAACAGTTGCCTGATCGGCATGTCGCTGTCGGCGCGCCCGCCGTGCGCGTCATCGGGCCTCGACGACGCGCCGTGTCGCGATGCGCGCATCGCCGTCCGAATCTGGCAGGACGACGAACCGTTTCGCGCGGATCTGCATCAGCCGTTCGACATGCTCTTTCATGCGCTGCCGCGCCGAACGCTGCTCGAGCTGGCCGCCGAAATGCGGATGGGCGGCGTTCGCGAACTGGCCTGTCCGGACGACAGCCACGATGCGGTGCTGCAGTGTCTCGTCGGCGTGCTGCTGAGCGCGTCGGCCGGGACGTCGCCGCGCAGTCCGCTGCTGGCGGGCCATGTCGCGCGCGCGATGCAGATCCAAATCGTCCAGAAATACGGCGTGGTCGCACCGAACGCGCCCGCGAAGGGCGGGCTCGCCGGCTGGCAACTGGAGCGGGCGAAGGCGATCCTCACCGAGAACGTCGCCGGCGAAGTGCCGATCTCGCAGGTCGCGTCCGCGTGCGGCCTGTCGCGCAGCTACTTCATCAAGGCGTTCCGGCAGACGGTCGGCACGACGCCGCATCGATGGCTGCTCGAGCACAAGATCGAGCGCGTCAAGCGCAGCCTGCTGTCGAACTCCGAACCGATCGCCGACATCGCGAATCAGTGCGGCTTCTCGGATCAGGCGCACCTGACGCGCGTCTTCACCAGCATGATCGGCACGCCGCCCGCCGCGTGGCGGCGCGTGAACCGGAAGTAG
- a CDS encoding cyclic nucleotide-binding domain-containing protein, producing the protein MNHLRNLLGHLKHTDDFAAYRLPQDLIERASRYGSVVEVDSGAALSVRGARSDHLYIVLDGATRCAPHAHLPVPFGVEHGPGTFTGELDLLNDVACEVTVAASSACRLVQIHRATLKHLLQREPDLRDVLVRLLLLRRIGLLASDLPVSSAASAALADRRRDAGHEFDLAIVGSGAAGMIAAAHAASLRLNTVVVEGRLPFGIDDEFAAPGAASHRQFGPHLTIRNLTVRLDCNAYPFGLASRDGERIHAHTVVIASSVRPQYNPRLARVALRANTEWLDGAVDVDDSGFVRTGRAASGTTFAAAFESSQPGVFAIGEARAGPRRSAVENMSEGAVVVEAIRRFIHAYPA; encoded by the coding sequence ATGAATCACCTCCGAAACCTACTGGGGCATCTGAAGCACACCGATGACTTCGCCGCGTACAGGCTGCCGCAAGACCTGATCGAGCGCGCGTCCCGGTACGGTTCCGTCGTCGAAGTCGACAGCGGCGCGGCGCTGAGCGTCAGGGGGGCGCGCAGCGATCATCTCTACATCGTGCTCGACGGCGCGACCCGATGCGCTCCGCACGCGCACCTGCCGGTCCCGTTCGGCGTCGAGCACGGACCCGGCACCTTCACCGGCGAACTCGATCTGCTCAACGACGTCGCGTGCGAAGTCACCGTGGCCGCCTCGTCCGCGTGTCGTCTCGTGCAGATCCATCGCGCGACGCTCAAGCATCTGCTGCAAAGGGAACCGGACTTGCGCGACGTCCTCGTCCGCCTGCTCCTCCTTCGCCGCATCGGCCTGCTCGCCTCCGATCTTCCCGTCTCTTCTGCCGCATCTGCCGCATTGGCCGACCGCCGCCGCGACGCCGGGCACGAATTCGATCTGGCGATCGTCGGCAGCGGCGCAGCCGGCATGATCGCCGCCGCGCATGCCGCATCGCTGCGCCTGAACACCGTCGTCGTCGAAGGCCGGCTGCCCTTCGGGATTGACGACGAATTCGCGGCGCCCGGCGCGGCATCGCATCGGCAATTCGGCCCGCATCTGACGATCCGCAACCTCACCGTGCGCCTCGACTGCAACGCCTACCCGTTCGGCCTCGCGTCCCGCGACGGCGAACGCATCCACGCGCACACCGTCGTGATCGCGTCGTCGGTGCGCCCGCAATACAATCCGCGGCTCGCGCGCGTCGCGCTTCGCGCGAACACCGAGTGGCTCGATGGCGCCGTCGACGTCGACGACAGCGGATTCGTCCGCACCGGACGAGCGGCGTCCGGCACGACCTTCGCCGCCGCGTTCGAAAGCTCGCAGCCCGGCGTGTTCGCGATCGGCGAAGCGCGCGCGGGGCCGCGGCGCTCGGCCGTCGAGAACATGTCGGAAGGCGCGGTCGTCGTCGAAGCGATTCGCCGCTTCATCCACGCGTATCCCGCGTGA
- a CDS encoding pirin family protein, whose product MIEVRAANQRGRAEHGWLSSRHTFSFAEYYDPAQVGFSDLLVINDDRVAPGRGFGMHPHRDMEILSYVLEGALEHRDTMGTGSVIVPGDVQLMSAGKGIAHSEFNHSADTPVHFLQIWIGPSVRGVEPRYQQTSVSGDEKRGKLRLIVSPEGQDGSLKIRQDTRIYAGLFDGDASEQFVLPARRFAYVHVARGSVTVNGVEQQAGDGARIRDEQVLRIANGKQAEVLLFDLRPIEVTAEWA is encoded by the coding sequence ATGATTGAAGTCAGAGCAGCAAATCAACGCGGTCGCGCCGAACACGGCTGGCTCAGCTCGCGCCACACGTTCTCGTTCGCCGAATACTACGATCCGGCGCAAGTCGGGTTTTCGGACCTGCTGGTGATCAACGACGATCGCGTCGCGCCCGGCCGCGGCTTCGGCATGCATCCCCATCGCGACATGGAGATCCTGTCGTATGTGCTCGAAGGCGCGCTCGAGCACCGCGACACGATGGGCACGGGCTCGGTGATCGTGCCGGGCGACGTGCAGCTGATGAGCGCGGGCAAGGGCATCGCGCACAGCGAATTCAACCATTCCGCGGACACGCCCGTGCATTTCCTGCAGATCTGGATCGGGCCGTCGGTGCGGGGCGTCGAGCCGCGCTATCAGCAGACCAGCGTGAGCGGCGACGAAAAGCGCGGGAAGCTGCGCCTCATCGTGTCGCCGGAAGGGCAGGACGGCTCGTTGAAGATTCGCCAGGATACGCGGATCTACGCGGGCCTGTTCGACGGCGATGCGAGCGAGCAGTTCGTGCTGCCGGCTCGGCGCTTCGCGTACGTTCACGTCGCGCGCGGGTCGGTGACGGTCAACGGCGTCGAGCAGCAGGCGGGCGACGGCGCGCGGATTCGCGACGAGCAGGTGTTGCGGATCGCGAACGGCAAGCAGGCGGAAGTCCTGCTGTTCGATCTGCGGCCGATCGAAGTCACCGCCGAGTGGGCGTGA
- a CDS encoding MFS transporter: MNTNLASPAAAGVMPRMARSLILLFAFSCGAIVANLYYAQPIIALIAPDLHMSAGMASLIVSLTQIGYAAGLFFLVPLGDLVENKKLMVVTALMSIASLALAAGVREPGVFLVVSLIVGFSSVAVQLLIPLAAHLAPSESRGRVVGTIMSGLLLGILLSRPVASFVADHFGWRAVFAFGAITMAIVTVLLMLTIPSRRPDHKATYAQLIRSLERLVATQPVLRQRSLYQGLMFGSFSLFWTAVPVELMNHYHLSQSAIALFSLVGAMGATSAPIAGRLADAGHAARATVVALVLAAASFAPVLLVPGVGVAGLVATGILLDFAVQMNMVLGQREIYALDAHSRNRLNSIYMTSIFVGGAIGSALASVLYEHGGWTWIAIVGALFPLAALARFIVTSLSGR; this comes from the coding sequence ATGAACACCAACCTTGCCTCTCCGGCCGCGGCCGGAGTCATGCCGCGGATGGCGCGCAGCCTGATCCTGCTGTTCGCCTTCAGTTGCGGCGCGATCGTCGCCAACCTCTATTACGCGCAGCCGATCATCGCGCTGATCGCGCCGGATCTTCACATGTCCGCCGGCATGGCGAGCCTCATCGTGTCGCTCACGCAGATCGGCTATGCGGCCGGCCTGTTCTTTCTCGTGCCGCTCGGCGATCTGGTCGAGAACAAGAAGCTGATGGTCGTCACCGCACTGATGTCGATCGCGAGCCTCGCGCTCGCCGCCGGCGTCCGCGAGCCGGGCGTGTTTCTCGTCGTGTCGCTGATCGTCGGCTTCAGCTCGGTCGCGGTGCAGTTGCTGATCCCGCTCGCCGCGCATCTCGCGCCGAGCGAATCGCGCGGGCGCGTCGTCGGCACGATCATGAGCGGCCTCTTGCTCGGCATCCTGCTGTCGCGCCCCGTCGCGAGCTTCGTCGCCGACCACTTCGGCTGGCGCGCCGTGTTCGCGTTCGGCGCGATCACGATGGCGATCGTGACCGTGCTGCTGATGCTGACGATCCCGAGCCGCCGGCCCGACCACAAGGCGACGTACGCGCAACTGATCCGCTCGCTCGAAAGGCTCGTCGCGACGCAGCCCGTGCTGCGCCAGCGCTCGCTCTACCAGGGCTTGATGTTCGGCTCGTTCAGCCTGTTCTGGACGGCCGTGCCGGTCGAGCTGATGAACCACTATCATCTGTCGCAATCGGCGATTGCGCTGTTCTCGCTCGTCGGCGCGATGGGCGCGACGTCCGCCCCGATCGCCGGCCGCCTCGCCGACGCCGGCCACGCCGCGCGCGCGACCGTCGTCGCGCTCGTGCTCGCGGCGGCGAGCTTCGCGCCGGTCCTGCTCGTTCCCGGCGTCGGCGTGGCGGGCCTCGTCGCGACCGGGATTCTGCTCGACTTCGCGGTGCAAATGAACATGGTGCTCGGCCAGCGGGAGATCTACGCGCTCGACGCGCACAGCCGCAATCGCCTGAACTCGATCTACATGACGAGCATCTTCGTCGGCGGCGCGATCGGCTCGGCGCTCGCGAGCGTTCTCTACGAGCACGGCGGCTGGACCTGGATCGCGATCGTCGGCGCGCTCTTTCCGCTCGCGGCGCTCGCGCGTTTCATCGTCACGTCGCTGTCGGGACGATGA